AAAAGGTGATGAAGGCACTTTTAACGAGGCGGTCCACCCCTTCCTTGAGTGAGCACAGGCCGTTGCTCAACCGTTCGGGTAACATCGGGATGACGCGGTCTGCCAAATACACGCTATTCCCGCGTTTCTGGGCTTCCTTGTCTAATTCCCCCCCCATCCGGACATAATGAGATACATCAGCGATATGCACCCCGAGTAGCCAATCACCATTTTTGAGACGTTCCACCTGGACGGCGTCGTCATAATCCTTTGCATCATCGGGATCGATCGTAATGATGAATTCATGGCGCAAGTCGCGGCGTGAACGCGAGATGGATTCCGGCACCACTGGATCAAATTGCGCAGCTTCCTCGAGCACTGATTCAGGAAATTCTGTCGGCAGATCGTGCTTGCGGATAATCGCCAGGATATCAATGCGGGGATCGTCGGCTGACCCGAGGATCTCTGTGATCTCACCTTCGGGATTGATGTGGCGGTGTTCCCATTCGGCCAGCTTCACGACGACCTTGTCCCCGATATTGCCGGACTTTGGCTGGGGGACATAGACGTCGATGGCGATGCGGGGATCATCAGGGACGACATAGAAAAAGTTCTTCGATTTCTGGAGGGTCCCGACGATCTGGGTGCGGACACGTTCGAGTATTTTAATCACGCGCCCCTCTGGCTTGCGCTCCTCACCGGGCTTAGGCATGACGATTTTGCCTTTTCGGTACTGAGGGCTGGAGGTGCGGTTTATGCGGATGAGGACTTTATCCTTGTGCATGGCTGTAGCCGTGTCTGCCGGGGCGATATAGATATCCTGTTGTTTTTTGGTCCCAGGCTCCGCATCAGCCACGACATAAGCGAAGCCTTTTTCATTCATCAGGATCGTCCCAGCCACGAGATCCGCATTTGAGGGCAGGCAATAACGCCCCTTTTTCAGGAGAACAATCTGGCCTGAGTCCTCCAGCTCTTGGAGCGATTTGCGCAACTGGCCTTTTTGGTCGACTGTAATCCCCAGCTTATGTGCTATCTGGTTTTTGTCGAGGGGCTGGAATTTCGGTGAAAGGAAAATGTCGAGGAGTCGTTTATGGAGATCCATGTTGATCCATTATTGCAGGACGAAGGATAAATTGCTAACACTTTTATTCAATGATCCGTGAAATTTCAGCGACAGAAGCTTTTCAGTGGCGCGAGCAATTTGCTCGGAGTGAAGGATTTTGCTTTTTAGACAGTTCCTTACGTGAATCGTTATGGGGCCGTTACTCGCTGGTCAGTGCTTCCCCTGTGGACCGGATGGAAGGGGATATTTCCGATATTTCAAAAATCGAAGTCGCCCTTGCGCAATTTGCACGGGAGGGCGAACGAGACCTGCCATTCCCGGTGGGTGCTCTGATTGGTTCTATTGATTACGAAGGGGGTTTTACTTTTGGCGTTTATCCCTGGGCTGTGATCACCGACCATCACTTGGAGAAGAATTGGTTTGTCGGCCCAGAACCGGTTCTCAGGCCCCGGGGATCGCAAAACACCCAGCATGATCCCGTCCCAGACGGCAAATGGACCTCTAGTTTCTCCCCGTGTGAATACGAGGCTGGAGTCAGGAGGATTCATGAATATATCCGCGCCGGGGATATTTATCAGGTGAATCTCTGCCAGCGATTCAGCCGACCTTGGGACGGGAGCAATTTGCGTGAACTCTATCAGAATTTGCGCGAAATCAGCCCGGCATCATTCTCCGGGTTTCTCGATCAGGGGAGCCGCCAGATCCTTTCCTCTTCACCCGAGCTTTTTCTGAAGATGTCCGGACGGC
This portion of the Verrucomicrobiota bacterium genome encodes:
- a CDS encoding anthranilate synthase component I family protein — encoded protein: MIREISATEAFQWREQFARSEGFCFLDSSLRESLWGRYSLVSASPVDRMEGDISDISKIEVALAQFAREGERDLPFPVGALIGSIDYEGGFTFGVYPWAVITDHHLEKNWFVGPEPVLRPRGSQNTQHDPVPDGKWTSSFSPCEYEAGVRRIHEYIRAGDIYQVNLCQRFSRPWDGSNLRELYQNLREISPASFSGFLDQGSRQILSSSPELFLKMSGRHCLTRPIKGTRPRFADAIRDEQSAFELIRSEKDLAELIMITDLERNDLGQFCEHGSVKVTDLVKLEKFAQVFHLVSTVEGIATQTVSQPRALQFIFPGGSITGAPKKRAMEIIRELESTPRGLYTGAIGYFGFNGESAFNIAIRSLVYEKGMLHFGVGAGITIDSDPEREYEETLHKAKGMMIACERTLGSGVPDRQKEHIL